Below is a genomic region from Candidatus Bathyarchaeia archaeon.
GAAGATTACATGCTTGAAATTATTGACTTAAGGGATGTTTTAGGTAAGTCCGAGTCTGACTTAAAGAGGATTAAAGGTAGGATAATTGGGAGGGATGGTAGAACTAGGGAGATAATTGAAGAGATGAGCGGAGCTTTACTCTCAATCTATGGGCATACTGTTGCGATGATAGGTGATATTGAACAAGTTGGCATTGCTCGTGAAGCGGTAAATATGTTGATAAATGGCAGCGAACACTCAACAGTTTACAAGTTTTTGCAGAGAAGAAGACAGGAGCTCAAAAGAAGACGCTTTGAATTATGGGAGGGCGGTTCACTCTCATTATTACCTAGATCTG
It encodes:
- a CDS encoding KH domain-containing protein, with translation MTQLFVRIPRERIGVLIGTNGNVKDYIEKNLPVKLDIDSETGDVTITLRKDANDPSLLFRARDIVLAIGRGFSPERAFKLLESEDYMLEIIDLRDVLGKSESDLKRIKGRIIGRDGRTREIIEEMSGALLSIYGHTVAMIGDIEQVGIAREAVNMLINGSEHSTVYKFLQRRRQELKRRRFELWEGGSLSLLPRSG